A genomic stretch from Sceloporus undulatus isolate JIND9_A2432 ecotype Alabama chromosome 5, SceUnd_v1.1, whole genome shotgun sequence includes:
- the CHRNA9 gene encoding neuronal acetylcholine receptor subunit alpha-9 → MNTSLAISYLTFIFTVGMLSGANAAQGKYAQLLFNELFQDYSNALRPVEDTDTVLNVTLQITLSQIKDMDERNQILTAYLWIRQTWYDAYLKWDKDQYDGLDSIRIPSNLVWRPDIVLYNKADDDFSEPVNTNIVLRYDGKITWDSPAITKSSCVVDVSYFPFDSQQCNLTFGSWTYNGNQVDIFNSLDSGDLSDFIEDVEWEIHGMPAVRNVITYGCCSEPYPDVTFTLILKRKSTFYIFNLLLPCLLISFLAPLGFYLPADSGEKVSLGVTVLLALTVFQLMVAESMPPSENVPLIGKYYIATMTMITASTALTIIIMNIHYCGSGAKPVPQWARVVILDYMSKIFFVYDVGESCTSSQSMKEQGSSLKKINACPKEPRQYEGARQPLTKIRNHVSTLKKKFPEDMSNGYGPQGENTRDIVSCCSCYRILIKNIEYIASCVRRHKANHAKGVEWKKVAKVMDRFFMWIFFIMVFFMSVLVIGKAH, encoded by the exons ATGAACACAAGCTTAGCTATCTCCTATCTCACCTTCATTTTCACAGTAGGAATGCTTTCTG GTGCTAATGCAGCACAAGGCAAATATGCGCAACTGCTCTTTAATGAACTTTTTCAAGACTATTCGAATGCTCTCAGACCAGTGGAAGATACAGACACAGTTCTGAACGTCACCCTTCAGATCACACTTTCCCAAATAAAAGATATG GATGAGAGAAACCAAATTCTGACAGCTTACCTGTGGATTCGACAAACTTGGTATGATGCCTATCTGAAATGGGACAAAGACCAATATGATGGGTTGGATTCTATTCGGATTCCCAGCAATCTTGTGTGGAGACCAGATATTGTTCTTTATAACAA ggCTGATGATGACTTCTCTGAGCCAGTGAATACAAATATCGTTTTGAGGTATGATGGAAAAATTACTTGGGATTCACCAGCTATAACCAAAAGTTCATGTGTGGTAGATGTGTCTTACTTTCCCTTCGATAGCCAGCAGTGTAATCTTACCTTTGGTTCTTGGACTTACAATGGTAATCAAGTAGATATATTCAATTCTTTAGACAGCGGTGATCTCTCAGACTTTATAGAAGATGTGGAATGGGAGATTCATGGCATGCCAGCTGTCAGGAATGTGATAACCTATGGCTGTTGCTCAGAGCCTTATCCAGATGTTACATTCACCCTGATTTTGAAAAGGAAGTCAACTTTCTACATATTTAACCTGCTGCTTCCTTGCCTGTTGATCTCTTTTCTGGCTCCATTGGGATTCTACCTTCCTGCTGACTCTGGAGAAAAAGTATCTCTCGGAGTTACTGTTCTGCTGGCCCTAACTGTGTTTCAGCTCATGGTTGCTGAAAGCATGCCACCTTCTGAAAATGTACCCTTGATCG gtAAATATTACATCGCTACTATGACAATGATCACAGCCTCCACAGCACTGACAATCATAATCATGAATATCCATTACTGCGGATCAGGAGCCAAACCTGTCCCTCAGTGGGCCAGGGTAGTGATTTTAGACTACATGTCCAAGATCTTCTTTGTGTATGATGTTGGTGAAAGTTGCACAAGTTCACAGAGTATGAAAGAGCAAGGTTCAAGCTTGAAAAAAATCAATGCCTGTCCCAAAGAGCCAAGACAATATGAAGGGGCAAGGCAACCACTGACTAAGATTAGAAACCACGTGAGCACCCTGAAAAAGAAGTTTCCAGAAGACATGAGCAATGGCTATGGACCCCAAGGAGAAAATACCAGGGATATTGTGAGCTGCTGTTCCTGTTACAGGATACTGATTAAGAATATTGAGTACATTGCTAGCTGTGTGAGACGTCACAAAGCAAATCACGCAAAAGGAGTGGAGTGGAAAAAAGTAGCCAAAGTCATGGATCGATTCttcatgtggattttttttatcatggTATTTTTCATGAGTGTTTTAGTTATTGGCAAAGCTCATTAG